A stretch of the Camarhynchus parvulus chromosome 4, STF_HiC, whole genome shotgun sequence genome encodes the following:
- the LOC115903776 gene encoding uncharacterized protein LOC115903776: MPQRRAVPTLTSLCLQSLAQHMQSLWAKDYSDNYLDEYEFRFLVGPFNDLACGLVQELLRLLGTSRRLSRAALHLLLLPHLRQLSLTSCPALANNALGHLIVLRCQALSVLELAGCGRLSPSVLVDLAEGLPRLSRLGLAHTQANLQVLSAVGSCCHHLRELDVTGCRKVTPRALRHLAYDPAERSPGCPRLRVLLARDLEHAGDGDTVAAVAFLLLALPCLEVLAHGALPDALRLLHSGQLGGTEDSEGFPSLEELARGRGAAAPLTLPLRQLEEVEEDALSTVHAVCPQAEEVSMWLGDNPGPSGLRELPGWNCLSRLTLGCSGRHGRALAELLPLAQGLGTRLRALTLHGFTCRDPLSLPALLASCPGLQSFSAELEVPQDPHAHHEPPRRRRSPPPHHHAGPPICCPKGCPGSRASR; this comes from the exons ATGCCCCAGCGGCGGGCAGTGCCCACGCTGACCTcgctgtgcctgcagagcctggcccagcacaTGCAGAGCCTCTGGGCCAAGGACTACAGTGACAATTACCTGGACGAGTACGAGTTCCGCTTCCTCGTGGGGCCCTTCAACGACCTGG cctGCGGgctggtgcaggagctgctgcggCTGCTGGGGACGAGCCGGCGGCTGTCGCGGGCAGCgctgcacctgctgctgctgccacacctgCGCCAGCTCAGCCTCAcgagctgccctgccctggccaaCAATGCCCTGGGGCACCTCATCGTGCTGCGCTGCCAG gctctgagcgTGCTGGAGCTGGCCGGCTGCGGGCGCCTCTCCCCGTCCGTGCTGGTGGACCTGGCCGAGGGGCTGCCCCGCCTGAGCCGCCTGGGGCTGGCCCACACCCAGGCCAACCTCCAGGTGCTGTCGGCCgtgggctcctgctgccaccacctgCGCGAGCTCGACGTGACCGGCTGCAGGAAGGTGACACCGCGCGCCCTGCGCCACCTGGCCTACGACCCCGCCGAGCGGAGCCCCGGCTGCCCCAGGCTCCGTGTCCTGCTGGCCCGCGACCTGGAGCACGCCGGGGACGGGGACACGGTGGCTGCCGTggccttcctgctgctggccctgccgtgcctggaggtgctggcacaCGGTGCCCTGCCGGACGCGCTCAGGTTGCTGCACTCGGGGCAGCTGGGTGGCACCGAGGACTCCGAGGGATTCCCCTCGCTGGAGGAGCtggcgcggggccggggggctgcagccccgcTCACGCTGCCCCTGcggcagctggaggaggtggaggaggacGCCCTGAGCACCGTCCACGCCGTGTGTCCCCAGGCTGAGGAGGTCAGCATGTGGCTTGGGGACAATCCCGGCCCCTCGGGGCTCCGGGAGCTGCCGGGCTGGAATTGCCTGTCCCGGCTGACGCTGGGCTGCTCCGGGCGGCACGGCCGGgcgctggcagagctgctgcccctggcacagggcctGGGCACCCGCCTGCGTGCCCTGACCCTGCACGGCTTCACCTGCCGGGACCCTCTCTCGCTGCCCGCCCTCCTCGCCAGCTGCCCCGGCCTGCAGAGCTTCAGCGCCGAGCTGGAGGTGCCACAAGACCCCCACGCCCACCACGAGcccccgaggaggaggaggagcccccCGCCCCACCACCACGCTGGGCCACCGATCTGCTGCCCCAAGGGCTGCCCCGGCTCCAGAGCTTCTCGCTGA
- the WDR54 gene encoding LOW QUALITY PROTEIN: WD repeat-containing protein 54 (The sequence of the model RefSeq protein was modified relative to this genomic sequence to represent the inferred CDS: inserted 2 bases in 1 codon), which translates to MAAASTGPYRRQRSLALRCSSSALYNNLAVLCPPRGAAAAFGAVHGSSLSLLPGEGPARQLQARGGGSALSTPLLTQAAWCELPSRVLLVLTSQRGVQMYDADGSTMVFWHALDVPELPAAHSVFARGIAAAGGRFICVGTSFGAVLVFDIPPKGTNVTLSEVLEQHRDPITDIAAEQGQAPDGAGDLVTADDCGTLCLWSSGEEFTLLGKIPGSGCTCSSVALWNGIVAAGYGNGQIRLWEAGSGRIRAQLSAHARWIYALDLAPLTGKLLSGAEDSFVHVWKLSRDPDTDDIEVQHCHAECVTDTQVCGARFXDPAGDTFAVTGYDLSEILCYGPA; encoded by the exons ATGGCGGCGGCAAGCACCGG GCCGTACCGGCGGCAGCGCAGCCTGGCGCTGCGTTGCAGCAGCTCGGCCCTGTACAACAACCTGGCCGTGCTGTGCCCgccccgcggcgccgccgccgccttcGGGGCCGTGCACggctccagcctcagcctgcTGCCCGGCGagggcccggcccggcagcTGCAGGCgaggggagggggctctgccctcagcacccCCCTGCTGACCCAG gccGCGTGGTGCGAGCTCCCCTCAcgggtgctgctggtgctcacGTCCCAGCGCGGGGTGCAG ATGTACGATGCTGATGGCTCCACCATGGTGTTCTGGCACGCCCTGGATGTCCCGGAGCTCCCGGCAG caCATTCCGTGTTTGCCCGAGGCATCGCCGCTGCCGGCGGCCGCTTCATCTGCGTGG GGACATCCTTTGGGGCCGTGCTGGTGTTTGACATCCCCCCAAAAGGGACCAACGTGACGCTGAGCGAGGTCCTGGAGCAGCACCGGGATCCCATCACCGACATCGCGGCCGAGCAGGGCCAGGCCCCG GACGGGGCTGGGGACCTGGTGACAGCCGATGACTGCGGGACGCTGTGCCTGTGGAGCAGCGGGGAGGAGTTCACGCTGCTGGGGAAGATCCCGGGATCCGG CTGCACGTGCTCCTCGGTGGCGCTGTGGAACGGGATCGTGGCCGCGGGCTACGGGAACGGGCAGATCCGGCTCTGGGAGGCGGGCTCGGGGCGGATCCGCGCCCAGCTCAGCGCCCACGCCCGCTGGATCTACGCGCTCGACCTGGCACCGCTCACCGGCAAG ctgctctcgGGTGCAGAGGATTCCTTTGTCCACGTCTGGAAGCTCAGCAGGGACCCGGACACCGATGACATCGAG GTGCAGCACTGCCACGCCGAGTGTGTGACAGACACTCAGGTGTGTGGCGCCCGCTT TGACCCCGCCGGGGACACCTTCGCTGTCACCGGCTACGACCTGAGCGAGATCCTCTGCTACGGCCCCGCCTGA
- the LOC115903770 gene encoding rho-related BTB domain-containing protein 2-like encodes MDPDVDYERPNVETIKCVVVGDNAVGKTRLICARACNATLSQYRLLATHVPTVWAIDQYRVCQEVLERSRDVVDEVSVSLRLWDTFGDHHKDRRFAYGRSDVVVLCFSLANPNSLRHVKTMWYPEIKHFCPRTPIVLVGCQLDLRYADLDAVNRARRPLAKPIKPSDILPPERGHEVAQELGVPYYETSVVAQFGVKDVFDNAIRAALVSRRHLQFWKSHLRKMQRPLLQAPFLPPKPPPPLIQVPDAPPGLGGGPAALFQAPLCADVVFQLQGGHRVFAHRVYLATACSRFYDLFTLEEPPGEGDGDTRDLSSWGRGFLSLRWEAVADPVAGRERRMAVVAMDRGVRPEPLRAVLEYLYTGKLERPHGDLRQVGAVAELLEVFDLRMMVANELNQESFMNQEITKAFHVRRANRVKECLAKGVFADVVFLVDDGAVPAHKPLLIAGCDWMRAMFRGGFRESYASEVSLPGTNCACLRAVLDFLYTGVFTPTPDLDAMELLILTDRLCLPRLQALTEQYAVDELLRAFMQRVEIDEQVIIYLEMTQFHNARQLAAWCLHYICTNYNRVCRRFPREMKFMSPENQAHFERHRWPPVWYLKEEDLYLRSKKEREREEQLQRKQHPRSKWCFWRPSPPVS; translated from the exons ATGGACCCCGACGTGGATTACGAGCGGCCCAACGTCGAGACCATCAAGTGCGTCGTGGTTGGCGACAACGCCGTGGGCAAGACGCGGCTGATCTGCGCCCGCGCCTGCAACGCCACGCTGAGCCAGTACCGGCTGCTGGCCACGCACGTGCCCACCGTGTGGGCCATCGACCAGTACCGCGTCTGCCAGGAG GTGCTGGAGCGCTCCCGGGATGTGGTGGACGAGGTCAGCGTCTCCCTGCGCCTCTGGGACACCTTTGGGGACCACCATAAAGACCGGCGCTTCGCTTATGGCAG GTCGGACGTGGTGGTGCTCTGCTTCTCGCTGGCGAACCCCAACTCGCTGCGGCACGTGAAGACCATGTGGTACCCCGAGATCAAGCACTTCTGCCCGCGCACCCCCATCGTGCTGGTGGGCTGCCAGCTGGACCTGCGCTACGCCGACCTGGACGCCGTCAACCGCGCACGCCGGCCGCTGGCCAA GCCCATCAAGCCCTCGGACATCCTGCCACCGGAGCGGGGCCATGAGGtggcccaggagctgggggtgccctACTACGAGACCAGCGTGGTGGCCCAGTTCGGGGTCAAGGACGTGTTCGACAACGCCATCCGCGCTGCGCTCGTGTCCCGCCGCCACCTGCAGTTCTGGAAGTCCCACCTGCGCAAGATGCAGCGCCCGCTGCTGCAGGCGCCCTTCCTGCCCCCCAAGCCGCCCCCGCCTCTCATCCAGGTGCCTGACGCCCCCCCGGGCCTGGGGGGCGGCCCGGCCGCGCTGTTCCAGGCCCCGCTCTGCGCCGACGTCGTCTTCCAGCTGCAGGGCGGCCACCGCGTCTTCGCCCACCGCGTCTACCTGGCCACCGCCTGCTCCCGCTTCTACGACCTCTTCACGCTGGAGGAGCCGCCCGGCGAGGGGGACGGGGACACCCGTGACCTGTCGTCGTGGGGCCGCGGCTTCCTGAGCCTGCGCTGGGAGGCGGTGGCCGACCCAGtggcggggcgggagcggcggaTGGCGGTGGTGGCCATGGACCGGGGCGTGCGGCCGGAGCCGCTGCGCGCCGTGCTGGAGTATCTGTACACCGGCAAGCTGGAGAGGCCCCACGGAGACCTGAGGCAGGTGGGGGCcgtggcagagctgctggaggtgttCGACCTGCGCATGATGGTGGCCAACGAGCTCAACCAGGAGAGCTTCATGAACCAGGAGATCACCAAGGCCTTCCACGTGCGCCGCGCCAACCGCGTCAAGGAGTGCCTAGCCAAGGGGGTCTTTGCAG acGTGGTGTTCCTCGTGGATGACGGCGCGGTGCCGGCGCACAAGCCGCTGCTCATCGCCGGCTGTGACTGGATGAGGGCCATGTTCCGGGGGGGCTTCCGCGAGAGCTACGCCAGCGAG gtgtccctgcccggcACCAACTGCGCCTGCCTCCGCGCCGTCCTCGACTTCCTCTACACCGGGGTCTTCACCCCCACGCCCGACCTGGACGCCATGGAGCTGCTGATCCTCACGGACCGGCTGTGCCTGCCGCGGCTGCAGGCGCTCACCG AGCAATACGCCGTGGACGAGCTGCTCCGAGCCTTCATGCAGCGCGTGGAGATCGACGAGCAGGTCATCATCTACCTGGAGATGACGCAG tTCCACAACGCCCGGCAGCTGGCGGCGTGGTGCCTGCACTACATCTGCACCAACTACAACCGCGTGTGCCGCCGCTTCCCCCGCGAGATGAAGTTCATGTCCCCAG AGAACCAGGCTCACTTCGAGCGGCACCGCTGGCCCCCGGTGTGGTACCTGAAGGAGGAGGATCTGTACCTGCGCTCCAAGAAGGAGCGGGAGCgcgaggagcagctgcagcgcAAGCAGCACCCCCGCAGCAAGTGGTGCTTCTGGAGACCCTCACCCCCCGTGTCCTGA
- the LOC115903787 gene encoding drebrin-like: protein MAGPGLERYRLALLAAREDVGNPRAGTDWAVFGYEKHHDLKLLDSGAGGPDELAGKFSAGSVMYGLCRVPDPGSGTPRIVLISWVGEKVPEPQRAACAGHLPAIRSFFREATAVISARRPEEVTLEGLRRVLAQLEPPAPRPPRRTPQDTPELVGTNYRKTNPALELQRTQRDSFWEQAEREEQQRKEQEKQREREQRRRWERERMEEERLQAAERERRLQERERLIEERRQEQARLDAEERRKEQERWEQQQREQEAAERERGGRTGLSGTAAEAAILVSQRTQNPREFFRQRERSGSTSTSTSTCTSPLAGSTPGARRPFLRYQRSLTESAFIFRRPEPPQTPPPGASRGHRPPAPAGRRRLCPPDTLGTPPSPARAGSPHATSPVGTGIPQSATTGTPSSPLGTGTPPCATPGSPPSPVVTVTPQSATTGTPSSPMGMGTPPCATLGTPDFATTSSGSPPAMPGPPPSPPRMGVPPVPSGPGPSESTCGVQPLPPCSAPAWGCPPSPPRDVQGPPPDSPPLPSPPAWESLGPLLEDVPSPQEGSPKPPAGRPRPLQEPQDLGRNGIGGHEWGGRWETPWEPGPPPGQGEEPGESLVLHKATPGFALLLARDAPHPPLLGGPTPPTEDEDLSPHAV, encoded by the exons ATGGCGGGGCCGGGGTTGGAGCGGTACCGGCTGGCGCTGCTGGCGGCGCGGGAGGACGTGGGGAACCCCCGGGCTGGGACCGACTG GGCCGTCTTTGGCTATGAGAAGCACCACGACCTCAAGCTCCTGGATTCCGGAG CCGGGGGACCGGATGAGCTCGCTGGAAAATTCTCTGCGGGCAGCGTCATGTACGGGCTGTGCCGGGTCCCCGATCCCGGCTCCGGCACCCCCAGGATCGTCCTTATCAGCTGG GTGGGGGAAAAGGTGCCGGAACCGCAGCGGGCGGCGTGTGCCGGGCACCTGCCGGCCATCCGGAGCTTCTTCAGG GAGGCCACGGCCGTGATCAGCGCCCGGCGCCCCGAGGAGGTGACGCTGGAGGGGCTGCGCCgagtgctggcacagctggagccccCCGCCCCTCGCCCTCCCAGGAGGaccccccaggacacccccgAGCTGGTG ggcaCCAACTACCGCAAGACCAACCCGGCGCTGGAGCTGCAGCGCACCCAGCGCGATTCCTTCTGGGAGCAGGCTGAG CGCGAGGAGCAGCAGcggaaggagcaggagaagcagcgGGAGCGGGAGCAGCGGCGGCGCTGGGAGCGGGAGCGCATGGAGGAGGAGCGGCTGCAGGcggcggagcgggagcggcggctGCAGGAGCGGGAGCGGCTCATCGAGGAGCGCCG GCAGGAGCAGGCGCGGCTGGATGCGGAGGAGcgcaggaaggagcaggagcgATGG gagcagcagcagcgggagcAGGAGGCGGCCGAGCGGGAGCGCGGGGGTCGCACCGGCCTCAGCGGGACGGCGGCC GAAGCCGCCATCCTGGTGTCCCAGCGCACCCAGAACCCCCGGGAATTCTTCCGGCAGCGGGAGCGCTCGGGGTCCACATCCACATCCACATCCACATGCACATCGCCGCTGGCCGGCAGCACCCCCG GTGCCCGCCGGCCCTTCCTGCGGTACCAGCGCAGCCTGACGGAATCCGCCTTCATCTTCCGCCGGCCGgagcccccccagacccccccgCCCGGCGCCTCCCGGGGGCACCGCCCGCCAGcccccgccggccgccgccgcctctgCCCCCC ggacaccctggggacccctcccagcccagcccgagCAGGGTCCCCCCATGCCACCAgtcctgtggggacagggatccCCCAAAGTGCCACCACCGGGaccccctccagccccctgGGGACGGGgacccctccctgtgccaccccagggagcccccccagccctgtggtGACGGTCACCCCCCAAAGTGCCACCACCGGGAccccctccagccccatggggatggggacccctccctgtgccaccctggggacccccGATTTTGCCACCACCAGCTCAGGGTCCCCCCCTGCCATGCCTGGGCCACCTCCCAGCCCCCCCCGCATGGgggtcccccctgtcccctctgggcCGGGCCCTTCTGAAAGCACTTGTGGGgtgcagcccctccctcctTGCAGCGCTCCGGCCTGGgggtgcccccccagccccccccggGATGTGCAGGGGCCCCCCCCGGACagtccccccctccccagccccccagcatGGGAATCCCTGGGGCCGCTGCTCGAGGATGTCCCCAGCCCGCaggaggggtccccaaaacccccggcAGGGCGCCCCCGCCCGCTGCAGGAGCCGCAGGATTTGGGGCGCAACGGAATCGGGGGGCACGAGTGGGGGGGGCGCTGGGAGACCCCCTGGGaaccgggaccccccccgggGCAG GGGGAGGAGCCCGGCGAGAGCCTCGTCCTGCACAAAGCCACGCCAg GCTTCGCGCTGCTGCTGGCCCGGGACGCCCCCCACCCACCGCTTTTGGGGGGTCCCACCCCCCCCACCGAGGACGAGGACCTCTCCCCCCACGCTGTGTAA